The following DNA comes from Castanea sativa cultivar Marrone di Chiusa Pesio chromosome 10, ASM4071231v1.
GTTAGAATCAATATCCAATCGCCCTCCTTTACCAACGGGAATAGCTTGTCTATATCTACAATATCCTACAGTTGTATTCCCATGAAAGGGCGGTGCTTCGGCAATTGTGGCATGCGCAACCCATCTAGCAATATGAGTGGCATGTTCTTGAACCCAATTTTTTTCGTGCTTGCCTTGGAGTGTTATCTTGTGAAGTTCAATTGAAGTATCAACATTGTTCGGTACGCCTTGCTTCATCCCAAACTGTCGAAGAACACATTCGGGGTGATGGCCTTCAACCACCCAAAAATGTATGAGCTGCACGATGGACCTCCATATGTGTTGGCTTGCCGTACAATATGCGGGCAGGGAACCCAAATAATCTCTATATGGCTCCCAGACAATCTACAATGATCCAACAAATGCAAACAACCATATTAACAATATATGTGTAACGAAtgtgtaaaaaatgtgtaacaaaTCTGACCAATACATGCCAAAGTGGTTCCCACTTGTAAGGCACGATACCTGATTTGGCCGGAGTGAAGCAAGCGACACACGATAGGCGCGTAGGACATGCATTGGATGGTCAGTTGTTATCTTAGCCCATTTCCATCTACCAAACAACACAGACATAACCTTCATATTAGTTACTTACATAATTCTCATGCGAAAAAAATTAATGCGGAAATGTAAAATGATAACGAAGTTGAAGATCCTACATACCTGACAGCAAGTGGACCTGGGGGCAGTGCCTGGTGTGGATGCCTCATCACAGGACATATTTGTGGAAACCTTGCCCACGCCCATGCCCACAACTACACTAATAGCAGTGCACCACCAATTTGCTTGGCTGTCTTCTCTGATGCCTTACAGAGGTGTCTATATAGCCAACTTAGTGttgcactaccccaactataattctttccattgctgattggattgaaaaattgtaGATACATGATTGAGAGCCATTCGCCAGACTTGTCCATAAACAATATACTACCCAACATTTGGAGTATGTAAAACCAAGCATACTGTTGCACATGCACCTCAGTGGCGTCAGCAAGAAGAGGGTTGCGAAACTGCTCCTCCAGCCATTTGGCTTTTATCCTCAGCCCTTCCAACACTGCAGTGTTCTTTTTTGTACCAACTGGTCTGTCCGGTGAAGGGGAGTACTTAGCAATTCCATGTAAAAGTCACACCAGTTGTCCATATGGGTAAATCCTACCACCGGCAAGTCATGTACAAGTACCCCCATGATGACCTCTATGTCTTGTGGCGTGATGGTCATCTCACCGTGGGGCAAGTGGAATGAGTGCGTCTCTAGCCTCCATCTCTCCACTAAGGCCGTGATCAGTGCATGGTCAAGGTCCATATGTGGGACCTGAAGTAGCCCATCTAACCCCGCATCTGTGATATAAGTGGCAATCCGTGGATCTAACCCACCATCAAACAGACCTTTATCTCGGTGACGACAAGTCAGAACACTTGGCACTTCCTGCAAACAAAGCAGCTTAGTATTAATAATAGCATTCACTAACCACGTAATAATTACACTTCAAACATAACGCCCAAAATCTTTCTACTACATAGGTATTGACTACGATTTTCAACACAAGTGCATACCTCGCCTACCAAAGGAGCATCCCAAAGCAAACTTGAACGATGCATAGGTTGCCTCATCAAGACAGTCCCTATAGAGGGTCCTGCTCGATGTGGGTCCATTCCTGGCATAAATTAAAGGTGATTAATGGCCCATTAGCATATTCATCAAATACCCATAAGCTAAATCAAAATGATAGCAtctcactaatttttttatttgtttttatatcaataatttttttatgacctTTAAGAGGGGAAATGCTATTGTTGAGGGTGGCTCAAGTATAATTTTACTGAACCAAATTGCTAAAGTCAGTACCTATATATACATGTTCTCTTTCTTCAtccctttgttttgttttaagttatatttaatatttagttgTATTTTAAAGTTAGTATTGGAATTTGTATATCAATGAATATGAATATACCAATTGTTTGATTAAttgcaaaatataaacaataggctatatatatatatataaaataaataatgaccAATAATTATtatgaccaaaaacaaaagctaATCTTTGTGCTAAAAAAGAATGGAAACAATGGTTTAAGTTTCTTACAACAAAACAAccaattaattataaaatgcaAGCAAATATCTCATTCTCAATTTCTTTTG
Coding sequences within:
- the LOC142613112 gene encoding serine/threonine-protein phosphatase 7 long form homolog isoform X1; translation: MRHPHQALPPGPLAVRWKWAKITTDHPMHVLRAYRVSLASLRPNQIVWEPYRDYLGSLPAYCTASQHIWRSIVQLIHFWVVEGHHPECVLRQFGMKQGVPNNVDTSIELHKITLQGKHEKNWVQEHATHIARWVAHATIAEAPPFHGNTTVGYCRYRQAIPVGKGGRLDIDSNYGIRKAFLSQVLIWRVISILDEIFVACACVDLHPYKYSFLMYFHNDTLLGSLVDRK
- the LOC142613112 gene encoding serine/threonine-protein phosphatase 7 long form homolog isoform X2 codes for the protein MRHPHQALPPGPLAVRWKWAKITTDHPMHVLRAYRVSLASLRPNQIVWEPYRDYLGSLPAYCTASQHIWRSIVQLIHFWVVEGHHPECVLRQFGMKQGVPNNVDTSIELHKITLQGKHEKNWVQEHATHIARWVAHATIAEAPPFHGNTTVGYCRYRQAIPVGKGGRLDIDSNYGIRKAFLSQRRSGNGCD